The following are from one region of the Nostoc cf. commune SO-36 genome:
- a CDS encoding class I SAM-dependent methyltransferase: protein MQINQVIETYDRGAVDYDAIMKRYWHIEREPLIASLQLQSGQTVLDAAVGTGLNLSAYPEGVSVVGVDLSHKMMDEARKKHVSADITFKVSDLCNLDFPDNSFDAAASGFTLCVLNDPVRALEEILRVTKPGALIAILDYCKSQDPEIQKWQELIADGTSQLGFPTDKIKWNALMNYDKLIYNSKLTIEVLADNRTESPNPFLCGCQLLLKNSKV, encoded by the coding sequence ATGCAGATAAATCAGGTGATCGAAACCTACGATCGCGGGGCGGTGGATTATGACGCAATTATGAAGCGTTACTGGCACATTGAGCGCGAACCGTTAATTGCTTCCTTGCAGCTTCAGTCAGGACAAACCGTACTAGATGCTGCGGTAGGAACAGGTCTTAATCTTTCAGCTTACCCTGAAGGGGTAAGTGTCGTTGGTGTTGATCTTTCTCATAAGATGATGGATGAAGCACGTAAAAAGCACGTATCCGCAGACATCACCTTTAAGGTATCGGATCTTTGCAATCTGGATTTTCCTGATAATAGCTTTGATGCAGCAGCATCAGGATTTACCCTCTGTGTCCTTAACGATCCAGTCCGCGCTCTTGAGGAGATCCTACGAGTTACCAAACCTGGTGCATTAATTGCCATTCTCGATTACTGCAAATCGCAAGATCCAGAGATTCAAAAATGGCAAGAGTTAATCGCTGATGGTACTTCACAGCTAGGCTTCCCAACTGACAAAATCAAGTGGAATGCATTAATGAATTATGACAAATTGATTTACAACAGCAAGCTAACCATTGAAGTGCTTGCAGACAATCGCACAGAAAGTCCAAACCCGTTTTTATGTGGTTGCCAATTACTACTTAAAAACTCAAAAGTTTAA
- a CDS encoding dienelactone hydrolase family protein, translated as MLETKNIEINTCHVKVPNNGLEIDAYLAQPAQNGTFGTVIVFPEIFGINSNIRDITELIAKQGYVAIAPAMYQRTAPGFEADFSPEDAGFSPEAYQLGLEYYQQVKYHEILSDIQAAITYLKTLPNVKDNSIGVIGFCFGGHVAYIAATLPDIKATASFYGGGITTSSYGEETPTINRTSEIKGTIYAFFGTRDTLISQEENEQIEAELKKHQINHRVFRYDAGHGFFAGFFKDKYPFLEQHPSYNPEAAPDAWQYVLELFENNL; from the coding sequence ATGCTAGAAACAAAAAACATCGAAATTAACACTTGCCATGTCAAAGTACCTAACAATGGTTTAGAAATTGATGCTTACTTAGCTCAACCAGCACAAAACGGAACCTTTGGCACGGTTATAGTTTTTCCAGAAATTTTTGGAATCAATAGTAATATTCGAGATATCACCGAATTAATCGCTAAACAAGGTTATGTAGCGATCGCCCCGGCGATGTATCAACGTACTGCTCCCGGTTTTGAGGCTGACTTTAGCCCAGAAGATGCTGGCTTTAGTCCAGAAGCATATCAGCTGGGGTTGGAATATTATCAACAAGTTAAGTATCACGAGATTTTAAGCGATATTCAAGCTGCCATTACCTACCTCAAAACTTTACCCAATGTCAAAGATAATTCGATTGGTGTCATTGGTTTCTGTTTTGGTGGTCATGTTGCTTACATAGCTGCAACTTTACCCGATATCAAAGCCACAGCTTCGTTTTATGGTGGTGGAATTACCACTTCTAGTTATGGTGAAGAGACTCCAACCATTAATCGTACCTCGGAAATTAAAGGTACTATTTATGCATTTTTTGGTACAAGAGATACATTAATTTCCCAGGAAGAAAATGAGCAAATAGAAGCAGAATTAAAGAAACATCAAATCAATCATCGTGTATTTCGATACGATGCCGGACATGGATTCTTTGCCGGATTTTTCAAAGATAAGTACCCATTTTTAGAGCAGCACCCAAGTTATAACCCAGAAGCTGCTCCTGATGCTTGGCAATATGTTCTAGAATTGTTTGAAAATAACTTGTAA
- a CDS encoding DUF2267 domain-containing protein encodes MPDQSFRTNIPEIDPTEIEDTRTAIADEHRSFLEKVMVRSGFADLYDTRDFTEVVYRVMRDLMTTEASDRVAAELHTEAVPTDEKALQFEVADLWKDTNPIVGFLSRVRPPWQGPGIFKIDSDRFLFRVANEGGKPGTVDREQAVKAVFSATKDELSEERIQEIASWLPDYVRQLWEQA; translated from the coding sequence ATGCCCGATCAAAGTTTTAGAACAAATATTCCAGAAATTGACCCAACAGAGATTGAAGATACTCGAACTGCGATCGCAGACGAACATCGCTCATTTCTGGAAAAAGTCATGGTTCGAAGCGGATTTGCAGATTTGTATGACACAAGAGACTTTACCGAAGTTGTGTATCGCGTTATGCGCGACTTGATGACAACAGAAGCTAGCGATCGCGTCGCAGCAGAACTGCATACAGAAGCTGTGCCTACAGATGAGAAAGCACTCCAGTTTGAAGTAGCTGATTTGTGGAAAGATACCAATCCAATTGTGGGATTTTTAAGCCGGGTTCGTCCACCCTGGCAAGGCCCTGGTATCTTTAAGATCGATTCCGATCGCTTCCTGTTCCGAGTTGCTAATGAAGGTGGGAAGCCGGGAACTGTAGACAGAGAGCAAGCGGTTAAAGCAGTGTTTTCTGCCACCAAAGACGAACTTTCCGAAGAACGGATTCAGGAAATTGCTAGCTGGCTACCTGATTATGTACGTCAGCTTTGGGAGCAAGCTTAA
- a CDS encoding XisI protein, with protein MAKLDQYREYIQKLLTKYGSYKSSEEDVEIQLIFDTARDHYQILEIGWDGYDRIYNCVIHLDIKDEKIWIQRNMTDIQIAEDLTEMGVPKEDIVLGLQPFYQRQYTQYGVA; from the coding sequence ATGGCAAAGCTAGACCAATATCGTGAATATATTCAGAAGTTACTAACGAAGTATGGCAGTTACAAATCTTCAGAGGAAGATGTTGAAATTCAACTGATATTCGATACTGCACGAGATCATTATCAGATTTTAGAGATTGGTTGGGATGGATATGACCGAATTTATAATTGTGTGATACATCTTGATATCAAAGATGAAAAGATATGGATTCAACGTAATATGACAGATATCCAAATTGCTGAAGACTTGACTGAGATGGGAGTACCTAAAGAGGATATTGTTTTGGGACTACAGCCATTTTATCAACGTCAATATACGCAATATGGCGTAGCGTGA
- a CDS encoding retroviral-like aspartic protease family protein, producing MVNPQRFSFTEGYDTFGVPDALPKLPLILTYRNSSVDVSGLLDTGASVSVLPYSIGIQLGAIWEEQTISVTLAGNLAPIEARGLLVSAQIGSFEPVRLVFAWSLSNDVPLLLGRMNFFLEFDVCFYRSQLVFDVYPQS from the coding sequence ATGGTTAATCCTCAAAGATTTTCCTTTACAGAGGGATACGATACATTTGGTGTTCCTGATGCGCTGCCAAAGCTACCATTAATATTAACCTATCGTAACTCATCAGTAGACGTTTCTGGTTTGTTAGATACTGGAGCAAGCGTTAGCGTTCTGCCATATAGTATTGGTATTCAACTAGGCGCTATTTGGGAAGAACAGACAATTTCTGTAACGTTGGCTGGTAATTTGGCTCCCATTGAAGCAAGAGGTTTGCTTGTATCTGCTCAGATTGGATCGTTTGAGCCTGTTCGGTTAGTTTTTGCGTGGAGTTTGTCTAATGATGTACCTTTGTTGCTAGGACGTATGAACTTCTTTTTGGAGTTTGATGTGTGTTTCTATCGTTCACAACTAGTATTTGATGTGTATCCACAGTCGTAA
- a CDS encoding helix-turn-helix domain-containing protein has product MKSYSIELREKIVAAHIQKNISIRKVANIFSVSKSLVQKLVKQQKLEGNLQPKPRGKPQFSHLTNADIELRELVEAHPDATLIELCELFADKTGNWVGRSAMCRALQKLGLNRKKKHCGVVKQQQKEFKN; this is encoded by the coding sequence ATGAAGTCATACTCTATCGAGCTTCGAGAAAAAATAGTTGCAGCACATATTCAAAAAAATATCTCAATCAGGAAAGTAGCTAACATATTTTCTGTCTCAAAGAGTTTAGTGCAAAAGCTTGTAAAACAACAAAAACTTGAAGGAAATTTACAACCAAAGCCGCGAGGAAAACCACAATTTAGTCATCTGACAAATGCTGACATAGAGTTAAGAGAATTAGTTGAAGCACATCCAGATGCAACATTGATAGAGTTGTGTGAATTATTTGCAGACAAAACTGGTAATTGGGTAGGTCGAAGTGCAATGTGTCGTGCCTTACAAAAATTAGGATTAAATCGTAAAAAAAAACATTGCGGAGTAGTCAAGCAGCAACAGAAAGAGTTCAAAAACTAA
- a CDS encoding IS630 family transposase: MRSSQAATERVQKLRVEYWEQVRDIDPDNLVFLDETGVLLGLARTHARSQQGTRAYDQKPFYRGAKVTVIGAISIKKVVALMTMNNSMDSQAFDVFIEKFLAPNLWTGAVVVMDNLPAHKLASIVPMIEAVGAKVICLSSYSPDFNPIELWWSQLKSFLRSFAPTTTEMVDTVISVALDLMNPQHLKNWFTNCCYCTS; this comes from the coding sequence TTGCGGAGTAGTCAAGCAGCAACAGAAAGAGTTCAAAAACTAAGAGTAGAATATTGGGAACAGGTCAGAGATATAGATCCAGATAACTTAGTATTCCTAGATGAGACAGGAGTTTTATTAGGTCTGGCAAGAACTCATGCGCGTTCGCAACAAGGAACAAGAGCTTACGACCAAAAACCATTTTATAGAGGTGCAAAAGTCACAGTAATTGGAGCAATTAGTATTAAAAAAGTAGTGGCGTTAATGACGATGAATAACTCAATGGATAGCCAAGCATTTGATGTATTCATTGAGAAGTTTTTAGCGCCTAATTTATGGACAGGAGCAGTAGTCGTCATGGATAACTTACCTGCCCATAAACTAGCATCAATTGTACCAATGATTGAAGCTGTAGGTGCGAAAGTTATTTGTTTATCCTCATACTCTCCTGATTTTAATCCAATCGAGTTATGGTGGTCACAACTCAAATCTTTTTTACGCAGTTTTGCTCCAACTACAACAGAAATGGTTGATACAGTAATCTCAGTTGCACTCGACTTAATGAATCCTCAACATTTAAAAAACTGGTTTACTAATTGTTGCTATTGTACCTCATAA
- a CDS encoding DUF433 domain-containing protein: MSATDIGTLIVKSPETLGGRPRIAGTRVSVQRITAWYKLGLNAEEIAERMGNVNLVQVYAALTYYHANREEIEAYISAEKADYKRLATEMGQAI, encoded by the coding sequence ATGTCGGCTACTGACATTGGAACACTGATTGTTAAGTCACCTGAAACTTTAGGGGGTCGTCCTCGCATTGCTGGTACTAGAGTTTCTGTTCAACGCATCACAGCTTGGTACAAACTTGGACTGAATGCAGAAGAAATTGCAGAACGCATGGGAAATGTAAATCTTGTTCAGGTTTATGCTGCTTTAACTTATTATCACGCTAATCGAGAGGAAATTGAGGCGTATATCTCTGCTGAAAAAGCAGATTACAAGCGGTTAGCTACAGAAATGGGGCAAGCAATATGA
- the nifK gene encoding nitrogenase molybdenum-iron protein subunit beta, with protein MPQNPEKIQDHVELFHQPEYKQLFENKKQFENGHEAEEVTRVAEWTKGWDYREKNFAREALTVNPAKACQPLGAIFAAVGFEGTLPFVQGAQGCVAYFRAHLTRHYKEPFSTVSSSMTEDAAVFGGLQNMIDGLANSYQLYKPKMIAVCTTCMAEVIGDDLQSFINNAKEAGSVPKDFPVPYAHTPSFVGSHITGYDNMMKGILSNVTAGQKKETSNGKINFIPGFDTYVGNNREIKRIASLFGFDYTILADNSDYLDSPNTGEFDMYPGGTKLEDAADSINAKATIALQAHSTIKTREYIEKEWKQPTSVSRPWGIKGTDEFLMKLSELSGIPIPQELEIERGRAVDAMTDSHSWLHGKRFAIYGEPDLVYCVVGFMLEMGAEPVHILVHNSNEIFEAEMKELLASSPFGQHATVWPGKDLWHMRSLLFTEPVDLLIGNSYGKYLWRDTKTPLVRIGYPIIDRHHLHRYTTIGYQGIINLLNWTVNTLFEEIDRNTNIPSKTDISYDLIR; from the coding sequence ATGCCTCAGAATCCAGAAAAAATTCAAGATCACGTCGAGTTATTCCACCAACCAGAGTACAAACAGCTATTTGAAAACAAAAAGCAGTTTGAAAATGGTCACGAAGCCGAAGAAGTAACACGAGTTGCAGAGTGGACAAAGGGTTGGGATTATCGTGAAAAGAACTTCGCTCGTGAAGCTTTAACCGTTAACCCTGCTAAAGCTTGTCAACCATTGGGAGCAATCTTTGCTGCTGTTGGTTTTGAAGGTACTCTACCTTTCGTTCAAGGTGCTCAAGGTTGCGTTGCTTACTTCCGCGCCCACTTAACCCGTCACTACAAAGAACCATTCTCTACTGTGTCTTCTTCAATGACTGAAGATGCAGCCGTGTTTGGTGGTCTGCAAAACATGATTGACGGTTTGGCGAACTCTTACCAACTGTACAAGCCTAAGATGATTGCTGTCTGCACAACTTGTATGGCAGAAGTAATTGGTGATGACTTACAGTCTTTCATCAACAACGCCAAAGAAGCTGGTTCAGTTCCTAAAGATTTCCCAGTTCCCTACGCTCACACTCCTAGCTTTGTCGGTTCCCACATCACTGGTTACGACAACATGATGAAGGGAATTCTTTCTAACGTGACCGCAGGTCAGAAGAAAGAAACCAGCAATGGTAAAATCAACTTCATCCCAGGTTTTGACACCTACGTAGGCAACAACCGCGAAATCAAGCGGATTGCTTCTTTGTTCGGCTTTGACTACACAATTTTAGCCGACAACAGCGACTACCTCGATTCACCAAACACAGGTGAATTCGATATGTACCCAGGTGGTACAAAGTTAGAAGATGCAGCAGATTCAATCAACGCGAAAGCAACGATCGCTCTGCAAGCACACTCTACCATCAAAACCCGCGAATACATTGAAAAAGAGTGGAAGCAACCAACCTCAGTTTCCCGTCCTTGGGGCATCAAGGGTACTGATGAGTTCTTGATGAAACTCAGCGAATTGAGCGGTATTCCCATTCCTCAAGAATTGGAAATCGAACGCGGTCGTGCAGTTGATGCCATGACTGACTCTCACTCATGGCTTCACGGCAAGCGCTTCGCTATCTACGGCGAACCAGATTTAGTATACTGCGTAGTTGGCTTTATGCTAGAAATGGGTGCTGAACCTGTGCATATCTTGGTTCACAACAGCAACGAAATATTTGAAGCAGAAATGAAAGAATTGCTTGCTTCTAGCCCCTTTGGTCAACATGCAACTGTTTGGCCTGGTAAGGACTTGTGGCACATGCGTTCACTGCTGTTCACCGAACCCGTAGACTTGCTCATCGGTAACAGCTACGGTAAGTACCTGTGGCGCGACACCAAGACTCCCTTAGTGAGAATTGGCTATCCTATCATAGATCGTCACCACTTACACCGCTACACCACCATCGGTTATCAAGGTATAATCAACCTCCTCAACTGGACTGTAAACACCCTGTTTGAAGAAATCGATCGCAACACCAACATTCCTTCTAAGACAGATATTTCCTACGATTTGATTCGTTAG
- a CDS encoding Mo-dependent nitrogenase C-terminal domain-containing protein produces the protein METINHTHEHTHTHPHPNYHPPNQKKPGWFHNLLNPLRRVVDGIQIKNNRFAHLICQTIPCCCPFERQIKLFGKTIDIPPLCKLNPLYDEFVGLRFRALSYLADVCGEDVTRYIC, from the coding sequence ATGGAAACCATCAATCACACTCACGAACATACTCACACTCATCCTCATCCTAATTACCATCCACCTAATCAGAAAAAACCAGGGTGGTTCCACAATCTTCTTAATCCGTTACGCCGTGTAGTAGATGGAATTCAGATTAAAAATAATCGCTTCGCTCATCTAATTTGCCAAACAATTCCTTGTTGTTGTCCCTTTGAGCGACAAATTAAATTATTTGGGAAGACTATTGATATTCCACCACTATGTAAACTCAATCCTTTATATGACGAATTTGTAGGATTGCGTTTTCGCGCTCTATCTTACCTCGCTGATGTTTGTGGAGAGGATGTCACAAGATACATTTGTTAG
- the nifE gene encoding nitrogenase iron-molybdenum cofactor biosynthesis protein NifE, giving the protein MKSTQGKINELLTETGCEHNQHKQAEKKNKSCAQQAQPGAAQGGCAFDGAMISLVPIADAAHLVHGPIACAGNSWGSRGSLSSGPQLYKMGFTTDLGENDVIFGGEKKLYKAILELKERYQPAAVFVYATCVTALIGDDMDAVCKAAAEKIGIPVVPVIAPGFIGSKNLGNRFGGEALLEYVVGTAEPEHTTPYDINLIGEYNIAGEMWGVTPLLEKLGIRILSKITGDARYDEIRYAHRAKLNVMICSRALLNMARKMEERYNIPYIEESFYGIDDMNRCLRNIAAKLGDADLQERTEKLIAEETAALDLALAPYRARLKGKRVVLYTGGVKSWSIISAARDLGIEVVATSTRKSTEEDKAKIKKLIGNDGIMLEKGNAQELLQLVKDTRADMLIAGGRNQYTALKARIPFLDINQERHHPYAGYVGMIEMARELYEALYSPIWEQIRKPAPWEEEEEV; this is encoded by the coding sequence ATGAAAAGCACCCAAGGTAAAATCAACGAACTGCTGACTGAGACAGGATGCGAGCATAATCAGCACAAACAAGCAGAAAAGAAAAACAAATCATGCGCTCAACAGGCACAACCTGGCGCGGCTCAAGGGGGCTGTGCCTTTGATGGTGCAATGATTTCTCTAGTGCCGATCGCAGATGCAGCGCATCTAGTCCACGGGCCGATCGCCTGTGCTGGTAATTCCTGGGGCAGTCGTGGTAGTCTGTCGTCTGGCCCTCAACTCTACAAAATGGGCTTTACGACTGACTTGGGTGAAAATGATGTTATCTTTGGTGGCGAAAAGAAGCTCTACAAAGCGATTCTGGAACTCAAAGAGCGCTACCAACCCGCAGCAGTATTCGTCTACGCCACTTGCGTTACAGCCTTAATTGGCGATGATATGGATGCTGTCTGCAAAGCGGCGGCTGAGAAAATTGGTATTCCTGTTGTTCCCGTCATTGCCCCAGGATTCATTGGCAGTAAAAATCTCGGCAACCGTTTCGGTGGTGAAGCTTTATTAGAATATGTTGTCGGAACAGCAGAACCGGAACATACAACGCCTTATGATATTAACTTAATCGGTGAATACAACATCGCCGGGGAAATGTGGGGAGTAACACCACTGCTAGAAAAATTAGGCATTCGTATTCTGTCTAAAATTACGGGCGATGCTCGCTACGATGAAATTCGCTACGCCCACCGCGCCAAGCTCAACGTCATGATCTGCTCACGAGCGTTGCTGAATATGGCGAGAAAGATGGAGGAGCGTTACAACATCCCCTACATTGAAGAGTCTTTCTACGGCATCGATGATATGAATCGCTGTCTGCGAAATATCGCTGCTAAATTAGGCGACGCTGATTTACAGGAGCGGACAGAAAAGCTGATTGCAGAAGAAACGGCTGCTTTAGATTTGGCACTGGCTCCCTATCGCGCTCGACTCAAAGGTAAGCGGGTTGTATTATATACAGGTGGTGTTAAGAGTTGGTCGATTATTTCGGCTGCTAGGGACTTAGGCATTGAAGTTGTTGCTACCAGTACTCGCAAAAGTACTGAAGAAGATAAAGCCAAGATCAAGAAGTTGATCGGCAACGATGGCATCATGCTGGAGAAAGGCAACGCTCAAGAATTGTTACAACTGGTTAAAGACACTCGCGCAGATATGCTGATTGCTGGTGGACGTAACCAATACACAGCTTTGAAAGCTCGAATTCCTTTCCTTGATATCAACCAAGAACGTCACCATCCTTATGCAGGTTATGTGGGAATGATTGAGATGGCGCGGGAACTGTACGAAGCTCTGTATAGCCCGATTTGGGAACAAATACGCAAACCCGCTCCTTGGGAAGAAGAGGAGGAAGTTTAA
- the nifN gene encoding nitrogenase iron-molybdenum cofactor biosynthesis protein NifN has translation MAIVTVSDKALTVNPLKQSQALGATLAFLGLKGTMPLFHGSQGCTAFAKVVLVRHFREAIPLATTAMTEVTTILGGEENVEQAILTLVEKANPEIIGLCSTGLTETRGDDIEGFLKEIRDRHPELNDLAIVFAPTPDFKGALQDGFAVAVESIVKEIPRAGGLRTEQVTILAGSAFTPGDVQEIKEIITSFGLVPIFVPDLGASLDGHLEDNYSAVTVSGTTLKQLREVGSSAFTLALGESMRGAAKILEERFGTPYEVFGELTGLEPVDEFIQALAILSGNSVPEKYRRQRRQLQDAMLDTHFYFGAKRVSLALEPDLLWSTVHFLQSMGSQIHAVVTTTRSHLLEKLPVKSITIGDLEDFESLAGGSDLLIGNSNVGAIAKRLSIPLYRLGLPIYDRLGNGQFTKVGYRGTMELLFGIGNLFLEAEEARVKQFQEFGIVSAEF, from the coding sequence ATGGCGATCGTTACTGTTTCCGATAAAGCACTGACAGTTAATCCCCTCAAGCAAAGTCAAGCTTTGGGCGCAACCTTAGCCTTTTTGGGATTAAAAGGGACGATGCCCTTATTCCACGGTTCCCAAGGTTGTACTGCTTTCGCTAAAGTTGTCCTGGTGCGGCATTTCCGAGAAGCGATTCCCCTTGCTACGACGGCGATGACGGAAGTCACTACTATCTTGGGTGGTGAAGAGAATGTGGAGCAAGCAATTCTGACTCTGGTGGAAAAGGCTAACCCAGAAATTATTGGTTTATGTAGTACTGGGTTAACGGAAACTAGAGGCGATGATATTGAAGGGTTTCTTAAGGAAATCCGCGATCGCCATCCCGAATTGAATGATTTAGCGATCGTTTTTGCACCTACCCCAGATTTTAAAGGTGCGTTGCAAGATGGCTTTGCCGTAGCTGTTGAAAGCATAGTTAAAGAAATTCCTCGCGCGGGTGGACTCAGAACTGAACAAGTCACGATTTTGGCGGGTTCTGCCTTCACACCAGGGGATGTACAGGAAATCAAAGAGATAATCACATCCTTTGGATTAGTACCGATCTTTGTACCTGACCTTGGCGCTTCTCTAGATGGACATTTAGAGGATAATTATAGTGCAGTTACAGTCAGTGGGACTACCTTAAAACAGCTACGAGAAGTAGGTAGTTCTGCCTTTACCCTGGCATTGGGCGAAAGTATGCGGGGGGCTGCCAAGATTCTGGAAGAACGCTTTGGCACACCTTACGAAGTGTTTGGCGAACTGACGGGATTGGAACCAGTAGATGAATTTATCCAAGCATTGGCGATTCTGAGCGGTAACAGCGTACCCGAAAAATACCGCCGCCAACGCCGTCAGTTGCAAGATGCGATGTTGGACACCCATTTTTACTTCGGTGCAAAACGAGTTTCCTTAGCGCTGGAACCAGATTTGTTGTGGTCAACGGTGCATTTTTTGCAATCGATGGGTAGTCAAATTCATGCTGTGGTGACAACCACGCGATCGCACCTCTTAGAAAAGCTCCCAGTTAAAAGCATCACCATCGGCGACTTAGAAGACTTTGAGAGTTTAGCTGGTGGTTCAGATTTGCTGATTGGTAACTCAAATGTGGGTGCGATCGCAAAACGCCTCTCAATCCCTCTTTATCGTCTAGGATTGCCCATTTATGACCGTTTAGGTAATGGTCAATTTACTAAAGTTGGCTATCGAGGCACGATGGAGCTTTTATTTGGCATCGGCAACCTGTTTTTAGAGGCAGAAGAAGCGAGAGTTAAGCAGTTCCAAGAGTTCGGAATTGTGAGCGCTGAGTTTTGA
- the nifX gene encoding nitrogen fixation protein NifX yields the protein MKIAFTTSDRVHINAHFGWAKMIDVYEITDEGYHFVETLTFEGELKEDGNEDKITPKLEAIDDCTIIYVTAIGGSAAARLIKKGVTPVKARSEEEEISEVLNKLVKTLKGNPPPWLRKALQPKTTNFADEIEDEATV from the coding sequence ATGAAAATAGCCTTCACGACGAGCGACCGAGTTCATATTAACGCCCACTTTGGATGGGCAAAAATGATTGATGTTTACGAAATTACCGATGAGGGATATCACTTCGTAGAAACCCTCACCTTTGAAGGTGAACTCAAAGAAGATGGGAATGAAGACAAAATCACCCCAAAACTTGAGGCAATAGACGACTGTACGATTATTTACGTAACAGCAATTGGTGGTAGTGCCGCCGCTCGGTTAATCAAGAAAGGTGTCACCCCAGTGAAGGCGCGATCGGAAGAAGAAGAAATTAGTGAAGTGCTAAATAAGCTAGTGAAAACCCTCAAAGGTAATCCTCCACCTTGGTTGCGTAAAGCTTTACAGCCAAAAACTACAAACTTTGCTGATGAAATTGAAGACGAAGCAACAGTATGA
- a CDS encoding NifX-associated nitrogen fixation protein, which yields MTANNSVNGTATTEVLNSPFLKVLINQIRGQDSYGVYRTWSDELILKPFIVTKQKKREISVEGEVDAVTQARIMAFFRAVAAGIEQETGLISQVVVDLSHEGFGWALVFSGRLLLTVKTLRDAQRFGFDSVEKLAEEGENYVKKGLDLAKRFPEVGKI from the coding sequence ATGACCGCAAATAATAGTGTTAACGGAACCGCTACAACTGAAGTCTTGAACTCACCTTTTCTTAAGGTATTAATCAACCAAATCCGTGGTCAAGACAGCTATGGAGTTTATCGTACTTGGTCGGATGAGTTGATTCTCAAACCCTTTATTGTCACCAAACAAAAAAAACGGGAAATATCCGTTGAAGGCGAAGTTGATGCGGTAACTCAAGCCCGGATTATGGCATTTTTTCGGGCTGTAGCTGCTGGTATTGAACAAGAAACAGGTTTGATATCTCAGGTTGTAGTTGATTTGAGTCATGAAGGATTTGGCTGGGCGCTAGTTTTTTCAGGTCGTCTTTTGCTAACTGTGAAAACCCTGCGAGATGCTCAACGCTTTGGCTTTGACTCAGTAGAGAAATTAGCCGAAGAGGGAGAGAACTACGTCAAAAAAGGCCTTGATTTGGCGAAGCGCTTTCCTGAAGTTGGCAAAATTTAA
- a CDS encoding CCE_0567 family metalloprotein, which yields MTIEELQGQIRRLNSKAGQMKMDLHDLAEGLPTDYKQLMDVAAATYEIYRQLDELKQHLKQLENAK from the coding sequence ATGACAATTGAGGAACTACAAGGACAAATCAGACGGCTCAACAGCAAAGCAGGTCAAATGAAAATGGATCTGCATGATTTAGCTGAAGGACTGCCAACAGATTACAAACAACTAATGGATGTTGCAGCCGCGACTTATGAAATCTATCGCCAGTTAGATGAACTCAAGCAACATCTGAAACAATTGGAGAATGCGAAATGA
- the nifW gene encoding nitrogenase-stabilizing/protective protein NifW, which produces MTGTIDEFKKLVDAEEFFQFFNMSYDLEVVNVHRLHILKKFSQHIQEIDDNSPDLSQEEKLNQYSLALQKAYQLFTESTAYEQKLFKVFNDKPKNVVTLTEITSD; this is translated from the coding sequence ATGACTGGAACAATTGATGAATTCAAGAAGCTCGTAGATGCAGAAGAATTTTTTCAATTCTTTAATATGTCCTACGACTTAGAAGTTGTGAATGTGCATCGTCTACATATTCTGAAAAAGTTTTCTCAACATATTCAGGAAATTGATGATAATTCTCCTGACTTGAGTCAAGAAGAGAAATTAAATCAATATTCTTTGGCTTTGCAAAAAGCTTATCAGTTATTTACCGAATCGACAGCTTATGAACAAAAGCTGTTCAAAGTGTTTAACGACAAGCCGAAAAATGTAGTCACACTGACAGAAATCACTTCTGATTAG